The Thalassotalea sp. 273M-4 genome includes a region encoding these proteins:
- the pdsS gene encoding proteobacterial dedicated sortase system histidine kinase: MKAFRLSLTLKLMFVASFLFAIPFIGYFYIGAMEELLRKGQEQNLMGNARGLATALHERPNLFNKHASYKKKLETGKDFFPTQIDSAIALDGNSDDWQNHITAENTNRYNANNQVKKHDQVEFYLVPPERVSLSYTTHIGRYKDHVYAFFAVLDDSVVYRDKNKISVLKNDHLELATINKQNQLVRYIFTNFGPGWTTAYEMPSDDNGYIFPRPENRIQGMVVNKANGYNIELRIPNELVGEKFGFHITDVDDYGFAQPAINIGTTSTEKIEDLGTFTVPSKQIERIIEASKRTHSSIRVIDVHQRELLQKGSLVEATGAWINEDLTRNKPSFFNQLKDWILDPFYSLYLVKPAKNFISEDFNQRKNQKHILNALKGQPDSFWWKSKDNKAVILSAAHPIYLNNNVEGVVIVEETTHGIRNIRNKAIEGIIITSLLIALSVISLFIYSLWTSLRIRKLRDQVEHAVDEHGRIQHQIKAFQSSDEIGEVSRTFANMIHQLSQYNDYLENMSSRLSHELKTPISIVRSSLEMMEQKSGHIEQSPYMQRAKDGIERLNSMLLAMSEATHLEQALQTSDMSLFNLSELVKGCSLGYQQVYPDQAFNVEILDTDLMMMGSDEHIAQLFDKIISNAVEFSAHNAPINIRLKVDGGHATLVVSNFGSLLPAGMDHSIFDPMVSVRDNTARTTPHLGIGLYICRVIAQFHHGQIKASNMPNQNGVDITVTLPLAKT; the protein is encoded by the coding sequence ATGAAAGCATTTCGACTCAGTTTAACCCTAAAGCTGATGTTTGTGGCCAGCTTTTTATTTGCCATTCCATTTATAGGTTATTTTTATATTGGCGCAATGGAGGAGTTATTACGCAAAGGCCAAGAGCAAAACCTGATGGGAAATGCGCGTGGTTTAGCGACTGCGTTGCATGAACGCCCAAATCTTTTTAATAAGCATGCAAGCTATAAGAAAAAATTAGAAACAGGAAAAGATTTTTTCCCTACCCAAATAGACAGCGCCATTGCCCTTGATGGTAACTCAGATGATTGGCAAAATCACATCACTGCAGAAAATACCAATCGCTATAACGCCAACAATCAAGTAAAAAAGCATGACCAAGTCGAGTTTTACTTAGTCCCACCTGAACGTGTGAGCTTGTCTTACACCACCCACATTGGCCGTTATAAAGATCATGTTTATGCTTTTTTTGCGGTGCTTGACGATAGCGTAGTGTATCGCGATAAAAACAAAATATCGGTGTTAAAAAACGACCACCTTGAGCTCGCAACCATTAATAAGCAAAATCAATTGGTTCGTTATATCTTCACCAATTTTGGCCCAGGTTGGACAACCGCCTATGAAATGCCAAGCGATGATAATGGTTATATATTTCCCAGACCTGAAAACCGGATTCAAGGCATGGTTGTTAACAAGGCCAATGGGTATAACATCGAACTTAGGATCCCCAATGAATTGGTCGGCGAAAAGTTTGGCTTTCACATTACCGATGTTGATGATTATGGCTTTGCTCAACCCGCAATTAATATCGGCACTACCAGCACCGAAAAAATCGAGGATTTAGGTACCTTTACCGTGCCTTCCAAACAAATAGAACGAATCATTGAAGCCAGTAAACGTACGCACTCGTCAATTCGAGTGATTGATGTACACCAACGAGAACTGTTGCAAAAAGGCTCGTTAGTCGAAGCGACTGGGGCCTGGATTAATGAAGATCTTACCCGTAATAAACCCAGTTTTTTTAATCAGCTCAAAGATTGGATTTTGGACCCGTTTTATTCACTTTATTTAGTGAAACCTGCAAAAAACTTCATTAGTGAAGACTTTAATCAACGTAAAAACCAAAAGCACATCCTGAATGCTTTAAAAGGTCAACCAGACTCATTTTGGTGGAAATCAAAAGACAATAAAGCGGTGATCCTATCGGCTGCTCACCCGATTTATTTAAACAACAACGTTGAAGGGGTGGTGATTGTTGAAGAAACCACACATGGTATACGCAATATTCGTAACAAAGCCATTGAAGGTATTATCATCACCAGTTTATTGATTGCATTAAGCGTGATTTCACTGTTTATTTACTCGCTATGGACATCGCTGCGTATTCGTAAATTAAGAGATCAAGTAGAACATGCCGTGGATGAGCATGGCCGTATCCAACATCAAATTAAAGCATTTCAAAGTAGCGATGAAATTGGTGAAGTATCGCGCACGTTTGCCAATATGATTCATCAACTAAGCCAATATAACGATTATCTTGAAAATATGTCTTCAAGGTTATCCCATGAGTTAAAAACCCCAATATCCATTGTCAGATCGTCTCTTGAAATGATGGAGCAAAAATCTGGGCATATTGAACAGTCACCTTATATGCAACGAGCAAAAGATGGTATCGAGCGCTTAAATTCGATGTTATTGGCAATGAGCGAGGCAACGCACCTAGAACAAGCGCTACAAACCAGTGATATGTCGTTATTTAATTTATCAGAATTGGTTAAAGGTTGCTCTTTAGGCTACCAGCAAGTGTATCCCGATCAGGCGTTTAATGTTGAAATACTCGACACCGACTTGATGATGATGGGCAGTGATGAACATATTGCCCAGCTTTTTGACAAGATCATCTCAAATGCGGTCGAATTTAGTGCTCATAATGCCCCGATAAACATCCGCTTAAAAGTTGATGGCGGGCATGCGACCCTGGTGGTGAGTAATTTTGGTTCATTATTACCCG
- the pdsR gene encoding proteobacterial dedicated sortase system response regulator — translation MSKRIAIVEDDEAIRENYADALRQQGFIVQTYKNKQSALNAFELALPHLAILDIGLEDEFDGGFDLCRYLRDKSATLPIIFLTARDSDADIISGLRLGANDYVSKTMSFANLSARIHAILTYLKCLEKPQQDEQQINRGALTINMDRLNIHWRGQLINSTITEFWMVHSLALNPGHVKSKQQLMNDAKIYVDDNTVTAHIKRIRKKFALVDNNFSCIDTVYGMGYRWHDEY, via the coding sequence ATGAGCAAACGTATTGCAATTGTTGAAGATGATGAAGCAATAAGAGAGAACTACGCAGATGCTTTGCGCCAGCAAGGGTTTATTGTCCAAACCTATAAAAACAAACAAAGCGCTTTAAATGCGTTTGAATTGGCTCTACCACACTTAGCCATTTTAGATATAGGCCTGGAAGACGAATTTGATGGCGGATTTGACTTATGTCGTTATCTTAGAGACAAATCCGCTACCTTACCGATTATTTTCTTAACCGCTCGAGATAGTGATGCTGATATCATTAGTGGCTTGCGTCTTGGGGCTAACGACTATGTTAGCAAAACCATGAGTTTTGCTAATTTAAGTGCGCGCATACATGCCATTTTAACCTATTTAAAATGCCTTGAAAAACCGCAGCAAGATGAACAGCAAATTAACCGCGGTGCCCTAACCATTAATATGGACAGGCTGAATATTCATTGGCGCGGCCAGCTTATTAACTCCACCATAACCGAATTTTGGATGGTGCATTCATTAGCCCTAAACCCAGGTCACGTAAAATCAAAGCAACAACTTATGAATGACGCAAAAATATATGTTGATGATAATACCGTGACCGCCCACATCAAACGCATTCGCAAAAAATTCGCCTTAGTTGATAACAACTTTAGTTGTATCGATACGGTCTATGGCATGGGTTATCGTTGGCATGATGAATATTAG
- the pdsO gene encoding sortase-associated OmpA-like protein PdsO has protein sequence MNKKSNLTLSTLMLCTSLVTLNVQANNNEPAVPKFDMQQEPLANERAWGLSLGVVIGGILGGPPGAFISAIAGDFIGQSIVNNDEITTLKNNINATEFELKSLKKQHHQHLKSMESAYQQEISNLVSKYEQGISAQAHNIMMSMQFRTGSSDLEPHYKEQVVALAKLLEDGDDLVIDLSGYTDKQGSEDNNYQLSLARVNTVKALLLEHGIKQERIVASAFGETAPLEANSHSEVNYFDRRVVMKVTPMHSQLAFKVEH, from the coding sequence ATGAACAAAAAATCGAATCTAACCCTATCGACTTTAATGCTTTGCACAAGCTTGGTAACGCTTAATGTTCAAGCTAATAACAATGAGCCTGCAGTGCCTAAATTCGATATGCAACAAGAGCCCTTGGCAAATGAAAGAGCCTGGGGGCTAAGTCTTGGCGTGGTAATTGGGGGCATTTTAGGGGGGCCTCCAGGTGCATTCATTAGCGCAATCGCAGGTGATTTTATTGGTCAAAGTATTGTGAATAACGACGAGATCACAACATTGAAAAACAATATAAATGCGACAGAATTTGAATTGAAAAGCCTAAAAAAGCAGCATCATCAACACTTAAAAAGCATGGAGAGTGCTTATCAGCAAGAGATTAGCAATTTGGTCTCGAAATATGAACAAGGCATCAGTGCGCAAGCCCACAATATTATGATGAGCATGCAATTTCGCACGGGGTCAAGTGACTTAGAGCCACATTACAAAGAGCAAGTAGTGGCGTTGGCTAAGTTGCTAGAGGATGGCGATGATTTGGTCATTGACTTGTCTGGCTATACCGATAAGCAGGGAAGTGAAGACAATAATTACCAGCTTTCATTGGCTCGAGTGAATACGGTGAAAGCTTTACTGCTCGAACACGGCATAAAGCAAGAACGTATTGTTGCAAGCGCATTTGGGGAAACGGCACCTCTTGAGGCCAACAGTCATTCTGAAGTCAATTATTTTGACCGTCGAGTGGTCATGAAAGTTACGCCAATGCATTCACAATTAGCGTTTAAAGTCGAACATTAA
- a CDS encoding CocE/NonD family hydrolase gives MQVKQLQRFGLGFLLLIVSVFSLAADQKTDPRADYIRANYSKFEYQIPMRDGVKLFTSVYRPNNKSQSYPIMMQRTPYRVAPYGSDKYKTRLGPDASFEQEGFIFVFQDVRGKFMSEGEFVNMRPQNAHQRGGKSVDDATDTYDTIEWLINNIDNNNGKVGMWGTSYPGYYTSVAGINSHPALKALSPQAPIADWFFDDFHRNGAFVVPMAFLFFDSFDKARDGTHAAWPESMKSVTPDGYDFFRELGPLSNVNKKYFHGTRPFWNELTEHPNYDEYWQARDLLQHLDRVKPATLIVGGWYDTEDLYGPLATYQTMSNGNKKEHIKMIMGPWSHGQWNTGKGDSLGEANFGFNTSAWFQSNILLPFFKQHLKDANDANIASATMFETGSNRWREFDVWPPKAATANTLYLTANEGLSAQKPARGESQYISDPNKPVPHSANISRGWDKPYMVEDQRFAARRPDVLVFETEVMQEDLTIAGAIDLNLWFSTTQSAADIVVKLIDVFPGKDVNADKVDKANGNRHELVRWGVIRGRFRDSMSEPKPFEPNKPTAVNFELYDVLHTIKRGHKLQIQIQSSMFPFIDRNPQKYVDNIFSAQQSDFVKAMHTIFHNEKYPSAIHFNTLD, from the coding sequence ATGCAAGTTAAGCAATTACAACGCTTTGGCCTTGGTTTTTTGTTACTGATTGTCAGTGTCTTTTCTCTGGCAGCAGATCAAAAAACAGACCCAAGAGCCGATTATATTCGTGCCAACTACAGTAAGTTTGAATATCAAATCCCAATGCGTGACGGGGTTAAATTATTCACCTCGGTTTATCGACCAAACAATAAATCCCAAAGTTACCCAATCATGATGCAACGCACGCCTTATCGTGTGGCGCCATACGGCAGTGATAAATACAAAACCAGGTTGGGGCCTGATGCCAGCTTTGAACAAGAGGGTTTTATCTTTGTCTTTCAAGACGTTCGAGGCAAATTTATGTCAGAAGGCGAATTTGTTAACATGCGTCCACAAAATGCCCATCAACGTGGTGGTAAATCCGTCGATGACGCCACCGATACCTATGACACCATTGAATGGTTAATTAACAATATTGATAACAATAATGGCAAGGTTGGTATGTGGGGAACGTCCTACCCAGGTTACTACACCTCGGTTGCGGGTATTAACAGTCACCCAGCGTTAAAAGCCTTATCACCTCAGGCCCCTATTGCGGATTGGTTTTTTGATGATTTTCATCGCAATGGTGCTTTTGTCGTGCCTATGGCTTTCTTGTTTTTTGATAGCTTTGATAAAGCGCGCGATGGTACACACGCAGCCTGGCCTGAAAGCATGAAGTCTGTCACCCCAGATGGGTACGACTTTTTCCGTGAGCTAGGGCCTTTATCTAATGTCAATAAAAAGTACTTCCATGGTACGCGTCCATTTTGGAATGAGTTAACTGAGCACCCTAATTATGACGAATACTGGCAAGCTCGTGATTTATTACAACACCTTGATCGGGTGAAGCCTGCGACCTTAATTGTTGGAGGTTGGTACGATACAGAAGACCTATACGGCCCCTTAGCTACCTACCAAACCATGTCAAATGGCAATAAAAAAGAACACATCAAAATGATCATGGGCCCATGGTCGCATGGCCAATGGAATACCGGTAAAGGAGACAGCTTAGGAGAAGCCAATTTTGGCTTTAATACCAGTGCTTGGTTTCAAAGCAATATTTTACTCCCATTTTTCAAGCAACATCTTAAAGACGCAAATGACGCCAATATTGCTAGTGCGACCATGTTTGAAACCGGCAGTAATCGATGGCGTGAATTTGATGTTTGGCCTCCAAAAGCGGCAACAGCCAATACCCTATATTTAACCGCTAATGAAGGCTTATCGGCGCAAAAACCAGCCCGTGGCGAAAGTCAGTACATTAGCGACCCGAATAAACCTGTACCTCATTCGGCTAACATTAGCCGTGGTTGGGACAAACCTTATATGGTTGAAGATCAGCGTTTTGCTGCTCGTCGCCCTGATGTATTAGTGTTTGAAACCGAAGTAATGCAAGAGGATTTGACCATTGCAGGTGCCATTGATTTAAACCTATGGTTTTCTACCACTCAGTCCGCTGCAGATATTGTAGTGAAGCTGATTGATGTATTTCCAGGTAAAGATGTAAATGCCGATAAAGTCGATAAAGCCAATGGGAATCGTCATGAGCTGGTACGATGGGGGGTTATTCGCGGTCGTTTTCGTGACAGCATGAGTGAACCCAAACCGTTTGAGCCAAATAAACCAACAGCGGTAAACTTTGAGCTCTACGATGTGCTCCACACCATTAAACGAGGTCATAAACTGCAAATTCAAATCCAAAGCAGCATGTTCCCGTTTATTGATCGTAACCCACAAAAATACGTCGATAATATTTTTTCAGCCCAACAATCAGATTTTGTTAAAGCCATGCATACCATTTTTCACAATGAAAAATACCCCAGTGCGATTCACTTTAACACCTTGGATTAA
- a CDS encoding marine proteobacterial sortase target protein: MTTTHYIKGREAVSKPALFRDALSLLYIVVASLLMFTSITFASEVPPTQLPQGHSLLASEINVQQVESGSLFLKTAHGYLQSVKTKSEYQVEITGMFARVRLSQSFANESPYWSEAIYLFPLTQGASVNAMKMVIGQRIIKGKIEPRKQAQKKYQQAKQQGQKAALIEQERPNLFTSSVANIPPGEAIEVSIQYLVKVDYHKQLFSLRLPLTLTPRYIPKQTQAIDQGASTLYHPNMQGVKREHSDTPGWAGALARMNSKTRAGLRPISVEQGHGWAMVSSQVPDASRITPPQLPSHFAQQAGINIRFNTGLPVTNIHSLYHPIKRQEQQVSLATSSVAMDRDFVIQWSFNRSDQPQAAFFKERYDGDDYGLILFNPPERTAIKPTPKHMTYIIDTSGSMGGVAIRQAKRALQYAVMELKETDQFNIISFNSFSTSLFQRAVVANRLNKTLALSWLDELRAGGGTEMEEAIVKALSLPLGAARLHQIVFITDGSVGNEQQLFALIEQSIAHNRLHTIGIGSAPNSYFMQQAAKVGRGLYQYIGEVAEVEQTMRSFIDRINRPLLTDIRIHWSANDVESYPLKITDLYAGEPLMISARWPQQEQQYVEVSGQINGQLWHQRLRLNKAKPNSGIRTLWARDKITSVEFLLRHTNEPQKIATLEQQLTTLALNHQILSRFTSFVAVETQASREPSNVLKKQIIANAMPLGSTQAIVFAQTATKAGQQIKVGIVLLFFIAFYYLLYQLFKRHC; this comes from the coding sequence ATGACCACTACACATTATATCAAGGGCCGGGAAGCGGTCTCTAAACCAGCCCTTTTTCGCGACGCCTTATCTCTCTTATATATTGTGGTTGCTAGCTTGCTGATGTTCACCAGCATCACATTTGCCAGCGAAGTTCCCCCGACACAATTACCTCAAGGGCATAGCCTTCTTGCATCCGAAATAAACGTACAACAAGTTGAAAGTGGTAGTTTGTTTTTAAAAACCGCGCATGGTTATCTTCAAAGCGTTAAAACCAAAAGTGAATATCAAGTTGAGATCACCGGTATGTTTGCGAGAGTGCGCTTAAGCCAATCGTTTGCCAACGAATCGCCTTATTGGTCTGAAGCAATTTACCTATTTCCTTTAACTCAAGGTGCCTCTGTTAATGCGATGAAAATGGTGATTGGCCAACGCATCATTAAAGGGAAAATTGAACCACGAAAACAAGCGCAAAAAAAATATCAACAAGCCAAACAACAGGGGCAAAAAGCGGCCTTAATTGAGCAAGAAAGACCAAATTTATTTACCAGCTCTGTCGCCAACATTCCCCCAGGGGAAGCGATTGAAGTAAGCATTCAATACTTGGTAAAAGTGGATTATCACAAGCAACTATTTTCATTAAGGCTACCGTTAACGCTAACCCCTAGATACATACCTAAGCAGACTCAAGCGATAGACCAAGGTGCTTCTACCTTATATCACCCTAATATGCAGGGGGTAAAGCGAGAACATTCAGACACACCAGGTTGGGCAGGCGCTTTGGCTAGGATGAATTCAAAGACCCGAGCCGGTTTACGGCCAATCTCGGTTGAGCAAGGGCATGGTTGGGCCATGGTCAGTTCGCAAGTACCCGATGCCAGTCGTATTACGCCACCTCAACTACCGTCGCATTTCGCTCAGCAGGCGGGGATCAATATTCGGTTTAATACGGGCTTGCCAGTGACCAATATTCATAGTTTGTATCACCCTATTAAGCGACAAGAACAACAGGTCAGCCTAGCAACGTCATCGGTCGCTATGGATAGAGACTTTGTTATTCAATGGTCATTCAACCGCTCAGATCAGCCTCAAGCAGCGTTTTTTAAAGAACGTTATGATGGCGATGACTATGGTTTGATTTTGTTTAATCCGCCAGAGCGAACAGCCATAAAACCGACGCCAAAACATATGACCTACATTATTGATACGTCGGGTTCAATGGGGGGAGTCGCCATAAGGCAAGCCAAAAGAGCACTGCAATATGCCGTGATGGAACTAAAAGAAACTGACCAATTTAATATTATTTCGTTTAATAGCTTCTCTACCTCTTTATTTCAACGCGCGGTTGTAGCCAATCGACTAAACAAGACTTTGGCCTTGAGTTGGTTGGATGAACTTAGAGCCGGTGGCGGTACTGAAATGGAAGAGGCCATCGTCAAGGCCTTATCTTTGCCTTTGGGAGCTGCGCGATTGCATCAGATTGTATTTATTACTGATGGCAGTGTGGGTAATGAGCAACAGCTTTTTGCTCTTATAGAACAGTCCATTGCCCATAATCGCTTGCATACTATTGGCATTGGCAGTGCGCCGAACAGTTACTTTATGCAACAAGCTGCAAAAGTGGGCAGAGGGCTTTATCAATACATTGGCGAGGTGGCGGAAGTTGAACAAACCATGCGCTCTTTCATTGACCGAATAAACCGCCCTCTATTAACCGATATTCGCATTCATTGGTCGGCCAATGACGTGGAGTCATATCCGTTAAAAATAACAGACTTATATGCCGGTGAACCGTTAATGATAAGTGCTCGGTGGCCACAGCAAGAACAACAGTATGTTGAGGTTTCAGGACAAATAAATGGTCAGTTATGGCACCAGCGACTGAGGCTAAATAAAGCCAAGCCAAACTCGGGTATTCGAACTCTTTGGGCGCGTGACAAAATAACCTCTGTTGAATTTTTATTACGCCACACAAATGAGCCGCAAAAGATTGCAACGTTAGAACAACAACTGACAACGCTTGCCTTAAACCATCAAATTTTGTCTCGATTTACCAGCTTTGTTGCCGTCGAAACCCAAGCCAGTCGAGAACCCAGTAACGTGCTTAAAAAGCAGATAATCGCTAATGCCATGCCTTTGGGTTCAACACAAGCCATTGTTTTTGCACAAACCGCCACTAAGGCAGGGCAACAAATAAAAGTAGGTATTGTATTATTATTTTTCATCGCTTTTTATTACCTTCTATATCAACTTTTTAAAAGGCATTGTTGA
- a CDS encoding class GN sortase — translation MKYIPVKDLATIKLKSNKVKAKTYSKALPRWQKYGLMTLLLIALGLLFSAGAIHAKASIAQVLLARSWHHHDSGHLTKPWPWADTWAVAKIEFPSLKQEHIVLSNDSGHALAFGPGLNGLSSKVGQSGNIIIGGHRDTHFSILQYLNPQEEIILRSKNNKVIHYQVSDIKVVDTRKDTIYRNSEDKLILVTCYPFEQSSQPHLRYVVEALPVKPRRFRHFESAIDKRVKASAQHTITAPKGVDPIQQSNSGLMANGTTYRF, via the coding sequence ATGAAATATATTCCGGTAAAAGATTTAGCCACTATAAAGCTTAAAAGCAACAAGGTAAAAGCCAAGACGTATTCTAAAGCGTTGCCCAGATGGCAAAAATACGGGCTTATGACGCTTTTGCTCATAGCGCTAGGTCTGTTATTCTCTGCTGGTGCAATTCATGCCAAGGCATCAATTGCGCAGGTATTATTAGCGCGTTCTTGGCACCATCATGATAGTGGGCACTTAACTAAGCCTTGGCCATGGGCCGACACTTGGGCGGTAGCGAAAATAGAATTTCCCAGTTTAAAGCAAGAACACATAGTACTGTCGAATGACTCTGGTCATGCATTGGCGTTTGGCCCCGGGCTTAATGGTTTAAGTTCAAAAGTAGGGCAATCGGGAAATATTATCATTGGTGGTCATCGCGATACCCATTTTTCGATTTTACAATATTTAAATCCTCAAGAAGAGATTATTTTGAGGTCAAAAAATAACAAAGTAATTCATTACCAAGTATCTGACATTAAGGTGGTCGATACACGCAAAGATACTATATATCGCAATAGCGAAGATAAACTGATTTTAGTGACTTGCTATCCGTTTGAGCAAAGTAGCCAACCCCATCTTCGCTATGTTGTTGAGGCGTTACCTGTAAAACCTCGGCGATTTCGTCATTTCGAAAGTGCTATCGATAAGCGCGTAAAAGCTTCGGCGCAACATACAATAACAGCGCCAAAAGGAGTCGATCCAATTCAACAATCTAACTCGGGGTTGATGGCCAATGGGACAACCTATCGTTTTTAA